A single region of the Desmonostoc muscorum LEGE 12446 genome encodes:
- a CDS encoding transposase codes for MKNARLEEFRQVAYKYLGRAKDATFELTDAILLTRNVYSLADLSLSPVFRRKWSSIYEALQDSRPQRQKLMQLYIKQIPAEGRPLLAGDHTNWSRPDAVTLQERTYEHSGTSIAGNKPITIGQGYSTIAWIPEDSGSWALPLRHERITSWESPIEKAIWQLKQVCEHLPTRPISVWDSEYGCAPFILKTANIPCDILVRLRSNLCLWGEPRAYSGKGCPRKHGNQFKLNEPTTWGEPASVFEVDDPKLKRVRVSLWKKLHFRKAATRSMSMIRVERLDAQGNERLSKPLWLIEFRL; via the coding sequence ATGAAAAATGCCAGACTTGAAGAGTTTCGTCAAGTAGCTTACAAATATTTAGGTAGAGCCAAAGATGCCACCTTTGAATTAACAGATGCGATATTGCTGACCCGCAATGTTTATTCCTTAGCAGATTTATCCTTATCACCAGTATTTAGACGCAAGTGGTCAAGTATTTATGAAGCGCTACAAGATAGTAGACCGCAGCGACAGAAATTGATGCAGCTATATATCAAACAGATACCAGCAGAGGGACGACCCTTGTTAGCAGGAGATCACACAAACTGGTCACGCCCGGATGCAGTAACGCTACAAGAGAGGACTTATGAACATAGTGGCACGTCCATAGCCGGAAATAAACCGATTACCATTGGTCAAGGATACAGTACAATTGCTTGGATACCAGAGGATTCAGGTAGTTGGGCATTACCTTTGAGGCATGAGCGGATCACGAGTTGGGAAAGCCCAATAGAGAAAGCAATTTGGCAACTAAAACAAGTGTGTGAGCATTTACCCACCAGACCGATTTCAGTTTGGGACAGTGAGTATGGCTGCGCTCCTTTCATTTTGAAAACGGCCAACATTCCATGTGACATTCTTGTACGGTTGCGTTCAAATCTTTGCTTATGGGGAGAACCAAGAGCTTATTCTGGCAAGGGCTGTCCGAGAAAACATGGCAATCAATTCAAGTTGAATGAACCAACAACATGGGGTGAACCAGCATCTGTTTTCGAGGTAGATGATCCGAAACTAAAACGGGTACGGGTTAGCCTGTGGAAAAAACTGCATTTCCGTAAAGCGGCGACACGTTCGATGTCAATGATTAGAGTTGAACGTCTCGATGCACAAGGTAATGAACGACTGTCGAAACCTTTGTGGTTAATAGAGTTTAGACTATGA
- a CDS encoding cysteine synthase family protein, whose translation MNYLTQSSSFKKFSSSECNNRNRYKKIGSVDVTQALGNVPIVRLGNISGVCLESECLLKLESCNPGGSIKEKNAVYLVTRAEEEGLLTPGGTIIESSSGNFGVGLAMVGAARGYRVIIVVDAKTAPPFRRMLAAYGAELVDVPLHEADESGSMQKARMKRAKELAATIPHAWYPCQHLNPLNLEAHSYYTAREIEAHFPSDLDAVVVGVSTAGQIMGIARYLLPRFPGLQVVGVDVEGSVIMGTPAKPYKMTGIGLSFFPPNLDLSLLSRAYVVPEAIAYSVCHALARREGLLLGASTGAIVAGGLHLARELGPDARILMINPDRGDRYLETVYDANWLDHHGFALIEGEHLDDAIASLSPVYF comes from the coding sequence ATGAATTATCTCACCCAATCTTCATCGTTCAAGAAATTTTCTAGCTCTGAATGTAACAATCGTAATAGATACAAAAAGATTGGCTCTGTAGATGTTACCCAAGCACTGGGAAATGTACCGATTGTACGGCTGGGAAACATCTCTGGTGTATGTCTTGAATCAGAATGTTTATTGAAGCTTGAGAGCTGCAATCCTGGAGGATCAATTAAGGAGAAAAATGCGGTTTACCTCGTTACGCGTGCGGAGGAAGAGGGACTTCTTACACCTGGAGGTACGATTATCGAGTCAAGTTCAGGCAATTTTGGCGTTGGGCTGGCAATGGTGGGAGCGGCACGAGGATATCGAGTCATTATTGTAGTTGATGCAAAAACTGCTCCACCGTTTCGGCGAATGCTTGCAGCATACGGTGCAGAACTTGTGGATGTACCTCTTCACGAAGCAGACGAATCAGGCTCGATGCAAAAGGCACGAATGAAACGGGCAAAAGAGCTTGCAGCAACGATTCCTCATGCTTGGTATCCGTGTCAGCACTTAAATCCTCTGAATCTTGAGGCACATTCATACTACACGGCGCGTGAGATTGAAGCTCACTTTCCTTCTGACCTTGATGCTGTGGTGGTTGGTGTTAGCACTGCGGGGCAGATAATGGGAATTGCTCGTTATCTTTTACCCCGGTTTCCTGGACTGCAAGTTGTTGGTGTCGATGTGGAGGGGTCAGTCATTATGGGAACACCAGCAAAACCATACAAGATGACAGGTATTGGGTTATCATTTTTTCCACCTAATCTCGATCTCTCGCTCCTAAGTCGTGCTTATGTAGTGCCTGAAGCGATCGCCTACTCGGTGTGCCATGCACTTGCACGTCGTGAGGGATTACTTCTGGGTGCGTCAACTGGGGCAATTGTGGCTGGTGGCTTGCATCTAGCGCGTGAGCTTGGCCCCGATGCACGTATTCTCATGATCAACCCCGATAGAGGCGATCGCTATCTTGAAACTGTGTATGATGCCAATTGGCTTGACCATCATGGATTTGCACTGATCGAAGGAGAGCATCTTGATGATGCGATCGCCTCACTGAGTCCCGTGTATTTCTAG
- a CDS encoding efflux RND transporter periplasmic adaptor subunit, with protein sequence MGISNSLQPPTVIRCVSGTVLSLLLLTNPTSVLAGAGHDHSGASSFQGGGSEASGSVEVDAETAQRLGIKVEPVKRQRLALGIKSTGQIETLPSQKVEVNTPITGAKVVELLVEPGAVVKKGQPLAVVTSPDLVELRVSSQEKRAEAIASLQQAQADSRLAQQNYQRYLQISNADIAQAQSQVAFAEEKYNKDLQLANEGALPRRNALESQTQLAEAKAKLTSADSRRDIIESEAQMKRAQSAVQVAQERLRLSDSAYNTRLQQIGNRPNAKGLVTVTAPISGKVADREVTLGQTFNDAGGTLMTIVNDSRVFATANIYEKDLDKVKVGQRVSLKVASLPDRTFSGKITQIGAAVQGETRVVPVQAEVNNPSGQLKPGMFAELEVLTNQASAAILAVPSSAVVDANGKKMIYVQNGNAFQSAEVTLGQTSGDMVEVKTGLFEGDAIVTQRAPQLYAQSLRGGSKPEEEHNEESGSHAEETEVKTNSFSPPLWLTAGGGVALATVAFMGGAFWSNRRTRSRLVPAGNLEYDGFNYETEVYLDNHKQPTLSTSDKNVEERDRPRHSEGG encoded by the coding sequence ATGGGAATCTCTAACAGTCTCCAACCACCTACAGTAATTCGTTGTGTTTCCGGCACAGTCCTGAGCCTTTTATTACTGACAAATCCCACATCTGTGTTAGCTGGTGCTGGACACGACCATAGCGGTGCAAGTTCATTTCAGGGTGGTGGAAGCGAAGCAAGTGGTTCTGTCGAAGTTGATGCCGAAACCGCCCAGAGGTTGGGAATTAAAGTCGAGCCAGTGAAACGGCAACGGCTAGCTTTAGGTATTAAAAGCACTGGACAGATTGAAACCTTACCTAGCCAAAAAGTGGAAGTGAATACCCCAATTACAGGGGCAAAAGTGGTTGAATTGTTGGTGGAACCCGGTGCTGTAGTCAAAAAGGGTCAACCCCTTGCCGTTGTCACCAGTCCTGACTTGGTGGAGTTACGGGTTAGTTCCCAAGAAAAACGAGCGGAAGCTATAGCTTCTTTGCAGCAAGCGCAAGCCGATTCCAGATTAGCTCAACAAAATTATCAAAGGTATTTACAAATATCTAACGCCGACATTGCCCAAGCACAAAGCCAGGTAGCATTTGCTGAAGAAAAATATAATAAGGATTTACAGTTAGCTAATGAAGGCGCTTTACCACGTCGCAACGCGCTCGAATCTCAAACACAATTAGCGGAAGCAAAAGCCAAACTCACCTCAGCCGACAGCAGACGAGATATCATTGAAAGCGAAGCCCAAATGAAACGCGCTCAGTCTGCTGTTCAAGTAGCACAAGAGCGTTTACGTCTTAGTGATTCTGCTTATAATACTAGACTGCAACAAATAGGCAACCGTCCCAACGCCAAGGGATTGGTAACAGTGACTGCTCCCATCTCCGGTAAAGTTGCCGATCGCGAAGTTACCCTTGGTCAAACTTTTAATGATGCAGGTGGCACACTCATGACTATTGTCAATGATAGTCGGGTTTTTGCCACAGCCAATATTTATGAAAAAGATTTAGACAAAGTAAAAGTAGGTCAAAGAGTAAGTCTAAAAGTTGCTAGCTTACCAGACCGTACCTTTTCTGGAAAGATTACACAGATTGGTGCGGCAGTACAAGGGGAAACACGGGTTGTCCCAGTACAAGCTGAAGTAAATAACCCAAGCGGACAACTCAAACCAGGAATGTTCGCGGAATTGGAGGTACTAACAAACCAAGCATCCGCAGCTATATTGGCGGTTCCTAGCTCGGCTGTGGTCGATGCGAATGGGAAAAAAATGATCTACGTCCAAAATGGGAATGCTTTCCAATCTGCGGAAGTGACCTTGGGCCAAACCTCTGGGGACATGGTTGAGGTGAAGACGGGTTTGTTTGAGGGAGATGCGATCGTCACCCAACGTGCGCCCCAACTTTACGCTCAATCATTGCGGGGTGGTAGTAAACCAGAAGAAGAACACAACGAAGAAAGTGGTTCTCATGCAGAAGAAACTGAAGTTAAAACTAACAGTTTCTCACCACCTTTGTGGTTAACAGCAGGTGGAGGAGTAGCACTTGCGACAGTTGCTTTCATGGGAGGTGCTTTCTGGTCTAATCGTCGTACCCGTTCACGTTTAGTACCAGCAGGTAATTTAGAGTACGACGGGTTCAATTATGAAACAGAGGTTTATCTCGATAACCACAAGCAACCAACCTTGTCTACTTCTGATAAAAATGTTGAGGAGCGCGATCGTCCTCGACATTCAGAAGGTGGTTAG
- a CDS encoding cation diffusion facilitator family transporter, with product MNFTNLKLQYSHHSYTKTVDDTQKLNLLWVILGLRSSLFLIELGVGLWGGSLSLLAGSGHLFSDVVTLGLTVLVVWLTERQSSGETNFKYQQIEAWIGLLNGVSLVTLAGFIALEAVERLQNPQSVSGLPMLAVATLSIVINGLTIQPLHKHSHHNLNLRGVFLHGIADAGSSIGVILAAGCVYFFNWLWADAVASLLVALFLSISAISLIRDSLRQFQLTCKL from the coding sequence ATGAATTTTACCAACCTAAAATTGCAATATTCCCACCATTCCTACACCAAAACTGTAGATGATACGCAAAAGTTAAATTTACTTTGGGTAATTTTAGGGCTGCGGAGTAGCCTATTTTTAATAGAATTAGGAGTTGGACTTTGGGGAGGTAGCCTGTCACTTTTAGCAGGTTCGGGACACCTATTCTCCGATGTTGTGACTTTGGGATTGACAGTGTTAGTAGTTTGGTTAACAGAGCGTCAATCTTCAGGTGAAACGAATTTTAAGTACCAGCAAATAGAAGCTTGGATAGGGTTACTAAATGGGGTGAGTTTAGTAACTTTAGCTGGTTTCATTGCTTTAGAAGCTGTGGAACGTCTTCAAAATCCTCAATCTGTATCAGGCTTACCCATGCTGGCTGTAGCTACCTTGAGCATAGTAATTAACGGCTTAACTATCCAACCATTGCACAAACATAGTCATCATAATTTAAATCTGCGGGGAGTTTTCTTACATGGGATTGCTGATGCTGGCAGTTCTATTGGTGTAATTCTGGCTGCTGGTTGTGTTTATTTTTTTAATTGGCTATGGGCAGATGCAGTAGCTAGTTTACTAGTTGCCTTGTTTTTGAGCATCAGTGCTATTTCTCTAATTCGAGATAGTCTGAGGCAGTTTCAACTTACTTGCAAGCTATGA
- the sigB gene encoding sigma-70 family RNA polymerase sigma factor SigB, protein MPNSASQLTKVKSKNNEFSSTADTVRIYLRQIGRVPLLTHEQEIFFAKQVQQMMAIITAKEEVSEKLQREPTLQEWADKMQLKEDVLLQQLSQGQIAKQKMIQANLRLVVSIAKKYQKRNIEFLDLIQEGTLGLERGVDKFDPTLGYKFSTYAYWWIRQEITRAIAQQSRTIRLPIHMADKLNKIKRVQRELSQKLGYTADVTEIAQALNLEPSQIRECLQFARQPVSLDMRIGPEQDTQLQDMLEDDGISPERYAERELLYQDIHNLLAKLTPQQKEVLILRFGLSGEHELTLVQISQRMGICRERVRQVQQQALTLLRRYGVNSHSYLADAP, encoded by the coding sequence ATGCCTAACTCAGCATCCCAATTAACTAAAGTTAAGAGCAAGAATAACGAATTTTCATCTACAGCAGATACAGTGCGTATCTATCTTCGTCAAATTGGACGTGTACCTCTGTTAACCCATGAGCAAGAAATTTTTTTTGCTAAACAAGTTCAGCAAATGATGGCAATTATTACTGCGAAGGAAGAAGTATCTGAAAAATTACAGCGTGAACCCACTCTGCAAGAATGGGCTGACAAGATGCAATTGAAAGAAGATGTGCTGCTGCAACAACTAAGTCAAGGACAAATTGCCAAGCAGAAGATGATTCAGGCTAATCTGCGGCTGGTGGTGTCTATTGCTAAAAAATACCAGAAACGCAATATTGAGTTTCTAGATTTAATTCAAGAAGGTACATTGGGGCTAGAACGAGGGGTAGATAAATTTGATCCAACTCTTGGATACAAGTTTTCTACTTATGCTTACTGGTGGATTCGTCAGGAAATTACACGAGCGATTGCACAACAATCCCGCACCATTCGTTTACCCATTCACATGGCTGATAAGCTGAACAAAATTAAGCGTGTTCAACGAGAGTTATCTCAAAAGCTTGGTTACACTGCCGACGTGACTGAAATCGCCCAAGCGCTTAATCTGGAACCCAGTCAGATTCGAGAATGTTTGCAGTTTGCTCGTCAACCTGTTTCCTTAGATATGCGAATTGGGCCTGAGCAGGATACTCAATTGCAAGATATGCTGGAGGATGATGGAATATCTCCCGAACGCTACGCGGAGCGGGAATTACTCTATCAAGACATTCACAACCTATTAGCAAAGCTGACTCCCCAGCAAAAGGAAGTATTAATCTTGCGCTTTGGTTTATCAGGTGAACACGAACTTACTCTGGTACAGATTAGTCAACGTATGGGCATTTGTCGGGAACGAGTGCGACAAGTGCAACAACAAGCTCTCACACTTCTACGAAGATATGGGGTTAACTCACACAGCTATCTGGCTGATGCTCCTTAA
- a CDS encoding IS701 family transposase encodes MVEPRPAAPTVKFVDEYCQLYQKLFPEVRSFEAFKYLHMGCVSDIKRKTLPEIAKIVGLDNHQKLHHFLAESPWDVKELRRQRLELILYILQGRPIILIIDETGDKKKGNKTDYVKRQYIGNLGKTDNGIVAVTAYAVLSGMTFPLIFEVYKPRERLQPGEKYLTKPEIAGAMIRKLRSMGFRFNLVLADSLYGESGKNFLSVLNELELNFIVAIRSNHRAWGITGSKIKYSNWQRFRRVFSDLSSENRYIREIICGKKSEVRYWQITTDIEVLPKNTTWYVMSKYPDITPRDVGNFYGLRTWVEYGLKQSKNELGWADFRLTHYSQIEKWWEIVFSAYLLVSLHSEQLLKFPPQSESNFSSHPWWDKGNGWNNILNNLRLIIQPFVLFNLIKPWLIVFKIPQLSDGFCTLQRIVNSLTYSIFQNFSNPNLYFSSA; translated from the coding sequence ATGGTTGAGCCTCGCCCAGCTGCACCTACAGTAAAATTTGTGGACGAATACTGCCAGTTATATCAAAAACTATTTCCAGAAGTGAGAAGCTTTGAAGCTTTTAAGTACCTACATATGGGATGTGTTTCTGATATAAAACGTAAAACTCTACCGGAAATAGCGAAAATTGTCGGGTTAGATAATCATCAAAAATTACATCATTTTTTAGCAGAATCACCGTGGGATGTCAAAGAATTAAGGAGGCAAAGGTTAGAATTAATATTATATATACTCCAAGGTCGCCCAATCATACTAATCATTGATGAGACAGGTGATAAGAAAAAAGGAAATAAGACTGATTATGTGAAACGACAGTACATTGGAAATTTAGGTAAAACAGATAATGGTATTGTGGCAGTCACGGCATATGCAGTTTTATCTGGAATGACGTTTCCTCTAATATTTGAAGTATATAAACCAAGGGAAAGACTACAACCAGGAGAAAAATATTTAACTAAACCTGAAATCGCCGGAGCAATGATTAGAAAATTGCGGTCAATGGGGTTTAGATTCAATCTTGTCCTGGCGGATAGCTTATATGGTGAAAGTGGTAAAAATTTTTTAAGCGTATTAAATGAATTAGAGCTTAATTTTATTGTAGCGATTCGCTCAAACCATAGAGCATGGGGAATTACAGGCTCGAAAATCAAATATTCAAACTGGCAAAGATTCCGGCGTGTTTTTTCAGATTTAAGTTCAGAAAATAGATATATTAGAGAGATAATATGTGGCAAAAAATCCGAAGTCAGGTATTGGCAAATAACAACGGATATTGAAGTTCTTCCCAAAAACACGACTTGGTATGTCATGAGTAAATATCCAGACATTACTCCAAGAGACGTGGGCAATTTTTATGGTTTAAGAACTTGGGTAGAATATGGGTTAAAACAAAGTAAAAATGAATTAGGGTGGGCAGATTTTCGCCTAACTCATTATTCACAAATAGAGAAGTGGTGGGAAATTGTTTTTAGTGCTTATCTTTTGGTTAGTCTTCATTCCGAACAATTACTTAAATTTCCCCCACAATCTGAATCCAATTTCTCATCGCATCCCTGGTGGGATAAGGGGAATGGTTGGAATAATATTCTTAATAACCTCCGTTTAATAATTCAACCTTTCGTACTGTTTAATTTAATTAAACCTTGGCTAATAGTCTTTAAAATTCCTCAGTTATCTGATGGCTTTTGTACGCTTCAAAGGATTGTCAATAGTCTTACTTATTCAATTTTTCAGAATTTCAGTAACCCTAATTTATATTTTTCCTCTGCCTAG
- a CDS encoding efflux RND transporter permease subunit, with translation MISTVARWVISRRWLIVIAALISTLVIIFNTIPKMPLDVFPAFAPPQVEIETAAPGLAPEEIESLVTLPIESAINGTPGLTTVRSSSSAGLSVVRVVFGWGTDIFQARQLIQERLQQAISKLPEGVETPRIAPTSSPIGTVLKYALTVEGEGNNQSATKIDLMEVRRIVDWQVTNRLLAVPGVSQVLVYGGDVRQYQVLVDLNKLQAFNVSLQQVSEAVQAANVNAPGGFLTTPDKQTLIRGIGRIESLDDLQQSVIVARQGTPVRLGDVAQVQIGGAVKIGDGSLNGKDAVVVMVNKQPLADTPTVTRAIEAAISELKAGLPKEIKVNQTFRQADYIDTSVENVRSALVEGSIIAAVILIPFLMNWRTLGVVLLNFALTFIFSLQVLSFLGLGLNTMTLGGLAIAIGTAIDDAIVYAENVFRLLRQNKYSPNPRPVLEIVFEGVQEVQESLIGATLITIVVFSPIFALAGVEGRIFGPMGLSYLVVVVVSSLEALLVSPALCAILLPHNKMSVREPFVPRVCKRIYYPFLDFAIRNSIVVITVAAAGMIAAIIIFPTLGRAFLPEFQETTLVNTLALYPGTSLEATNSAAFALEDKLKDDPRLKYIQLRAGRAPNDPDAAPVNLAHLDIGLSDKGMKNRAATVEWLREEFNKIPGAASNIGGFIAHRIDEILSGVRSQIAVKIFGSDLEELRKLGKQVEDAIKSIPGIVDLQLEPQIPVEQIQIKFDRVAASRYGLTIGQLSNIIETALNGRTVSQVLEKQQSFDLVVWLQPQYRKNLQTIENLLVDTPDGNKIPLAKVATVAYGTGPNTINRENVSRLIVVSANAKGRDLRSVVTDIQNKVKAQVQLPSGYFIQYGGQFEAEERASQNILVFGAISFVVITVLMYLSVKSIASTAMIMINLPIALVGGVIAVAFTGGVVSVASLVGFVTLFGVATRNGLLLVDNYTTKVALGMSLKEVLIFGSMERLNAILMTSLTSALGLVPLIISVGPGKEILQPLSIVVLGGLFTSTALTLLVLPALYSKFGRFLLPKRSAAVVENGKVAESVLEN, from the coding sequence ATGATTAGTACAGTTGCTAGATGGGTAATTTCTCGACGCTGGCTTATAGTAATTGCTGCGCTCATTTCCACATTAGTCATCATCTTTAATACCATCCCCAAAATGCCGTTGGATGTTTTTCCAGCCTTTGCACCTCCCCAAGTCGAAATTGAGACAGCAGCCCCTGGACTAGCACCAGAAGAAATCGAATCTTTGGTGACATTACCAATTGAAAGTGCCATTAATGGAACTCCAGGCTTAACTACCGTTCGTTCCTCTTCTTCAGCCGGACTTTCTGTAGTCAGAGTTGTTTTTGGCTGGGGAACAGATATCTTTCAAGCCCGCCAGTTGATACAAGAACGACTGCAACAAGCCATAAGCAAGCTACCAGAAGGAGTCGAAACCCCACGAATTGCTCCCACAAGCTCCCCCATCGGTACTGTATTAAAGTACGCCTTGACTGTGGAAGGGGAAGGCAATAACCAATCTGCCACTAAAATCGACCTCATGGAAGTCCGCAGAATTGTTGATTGGCAAGTGACGAATCGCCTTTTAGCAGTTCCCGGTGTCAGTCAGGTACTTGTGTATGGCGGTGATGTGCGTCAATATCAAGTGTTAGTAGACCTCAACAAACTACAAGCTTTTAATGTATCTTTACAACAGGTAAGTGAAGCTGTACAGGCGGCAAATGTCAATGCTCCTGGTGGCTTTTTGACTACTCCTGATAAACAAACTTTAATTCGGGGAATTGGGCGGATTGAATCCCTTGATGATCTTCAACAATCTGTCATTGTCGCCCGTCAAGGAACGCCCGTCCGCCTGGGAGATGTCGCCCAAGTGCAAATTGGTGGTGCTGTGAAAATCGGCGATGGTAGTTTAAATGGGAAAGATGCTGTTGTGGTGATGGTGAATAAACAACCCCTAGCTGATACTCCCACCGTCACCCGCGCTATTGAAGCCGCAATATCTGAGCTAAAAGCAGGTTTACCGAAAGAAATTAAAGTAAATCAAACCTTCCGCCAAGCAGATTATATCGATACTTCGGTGGAAAATGTCAGGTCAGCCTTGGTGGAAGGTAGTATCATTGCAGCAGTTATCCTCATCCCTTTTTTAATGAATTGGCGGACTCTTGGAGTTGTGCTGTTGAATTTTGCCCTGACTTTTATATTTTCATTGCAAGTATTATCTTTTTTGGGCTTAGGGCTGAATACAATGACTTTGGGAGGATTAGCGATCGCCATTGGTACAGCGATTGATGATGCCATTGTCTATGCAGAAAATGTTTTTCGTTTGTTGCGACAAAATAAATACTCTCCCAACCCTCGTCCAGTACTGGAAATTGTTTTTGAAGGAGTACAGGAAGTCCAGGAATCTCTAATTGGGGCAACTTTAATTACTATAGTCGTCTTTTCTCCAATATTTGCCCTCGCTGGTGTGGAAGGTCGGATTTTTGGCCCAATGGGTCTTAGTTATCTGGTGGTAGTTGTAGTCTCTAGCTTAGAAGCGCTGCTTGTAAGTCCGGCTTTATGTGCAATTTTATTACCTCACAATAAAATGTCAGTCAGGGAACCCTTTGTACCAAGAGTTTGTAAAAGGATTTATTACCCTTTTCTCGATTTTGCTATCAGAAATTCGATAGTTGTTATTACTGTGGCTGCGGCGGGAATGATAGCAGCAATTATAATTTTCCCAACTTTAGGACGGGCATTTCTACCTGAATTCCAAGAAACAACTTTGGTAAATACCTTAGCACTTTACCCAGGTACATCTTTAGAAGCTACCAATAGTGCTGCTTTTGCTTTGGAAGATAAACTCAAAGACGACCCTAGATTAAAGTATATTCAATTACGCGCCGGACGCGCCCCCAATGATCCGGATGCTGCACCTGTGAATTTGGCTCACCTTGATATTGGGTTGAGTGACAAAGGAATGAAAAATCGTGCAGCTACTGTGGAATGGTTGCGCGAAGAGTTTAACAAAATACCAGGGGCTGCATCCAATATTGGTGGGTTTATTGCTCACCGTATTGATGAAATTTTGTCTGGGGTCAGGAGTCAAATCGCGGTCAAAATTTTTGGTTCCGACTTAGAAGAACTTCGCAAGCTTGGAAAGCAAGTTGAAGACGCAATAAAATCTATTCCGGGAATTGTAGATTTACAACTCGAACCACAGATCCCTGTTGAACAAATTCAAATTAAGTTTGACCGTGTTGCTGCATCTCGCTACGGTTTAACTATTGGACAATTATCTAATATTATTGAAACTGCGCTCAATGGAAGAACAGTCTCTCAAGTTTTAGAGAAGCAACAAAGCTTTGATTTGGTTGTGTGGTTGCAACCACAGTATCGCAAAAATCTACAAACAATTGAGAATTTGTTAGTTGATACCCCTGATGGTAATAAAATTCCCTTAGCTAAAGTTGCTACGGTTGCCTATGGCACTGGGCCTAATACTATCAATCGGGAAAATGTTTCGCGTTTAATTGTGGTGTCTGCTAATGCTAAAGGCAGAGATTTGCGCTCTGTAGTGACAGATATTCAAAATAAAGTTAAGGCACAAGTGCAACTTCCTTCAGGTTATTTTATCCAATATGGAGGTCAATTTGAAGCAGAAGAACGAGCATCACAAAATATTCTGGTTTTCGGTGCTATTTCCTTTGTTGTGATTACAGTACTAATGTATCTTTCTGTGAAATCAATCGCTTCAACAGCAATGATTATGATTAACTTGCCCATTGCGTTAGTGGGTGGAGTAATTGCGGTAGCTTTTACAGGTGGAGTTGTTTCTGTAGCCTCATTGGTGGGGTTTGTAACTTTGTTTGGTGTGGCTACTCGAAACGGATTATTATTAGTAGATAATTACACGACAAAAGTGGCGTTAGGGATGTCTTTAAAAGAAGTATTAATTTTTGGATCAATGGAACGACTCAACGCTATTTTGATGACATCTTTAACTTCAGCTTTGGGTTTAGTTCCATTGATAATTTCAGTGGGGCCAGGGAAGGAAATTTTGCAACCTCTTTCGATTGTGGTGTTAGGTGGGTTGTTTACTTCTACGGCGTTAACTTTGTTGGTTTTACCTGCTTTGTACTCGAAGTTTGGTAGGTTTTTGTTACCTAAGCGAAGTGCGGCTGTTGTGGAAAATGGGAAGGTAGCGGAATCTGTGTTGGAAAATTGA
- a CDS encoding class I SAM-dependent methyltransferase — protein sequence MSETVVRQQYDQMAHFYDQRWNTYITKTLTFLKTWAHISPQATILDVACGTGEFEHLLLNDNPTQQIIGVDISENMLLVAKQKCRSYPNVSFSTASASALPFTSSSFDVVVSANSFHYFDDPNAALAEMKRVLKPDGKLVILDWCRDYILCKICDFLLKIFDSGHKQCYSQAEFHQLLTSSNFEICGATKVRFGLIWGLMLATAQQPHLIFEFSQRMF from the coding sequence ATGAGTGAGACAGTAGTTCGCCAGCAGTATGACCAAATGGCGCATTTCTATGACCAGCGGTGGAATACTTATATCACCAAGACACTTACTTTTCTCAAAACTTGGGCGCATATCTCACCACAAGCCACAATTCTTGATGTCGCCTGTGGAACAGGGGAATTCGAGCATTTACTACTCAATGACAATCCAACGCAACAGATTATTGGAGTAGATATTTCTGAAAATATGCTGCTGGTTGCTAAACAGAAATGTCGTAGTTACCCTAATGTCTCGTTTTCCACTGCATCTGCATCGGCATTACCTTTCACTAGTAGCAGTTTTGATGTAGTTGTATCTGCTAATTCATTTCACTATTTTGATGATCCCAATGCTGCATTGGCGGAAATGAAAAGGGTTCTCAAGCCTGATGGTAAATTAGTAATTTTGGATTGGTGCAGAGATTATATTTTGTGTAAAATATGCGACTTTTTATTGAAAATATTTGATTCCGGACACAAGCAGTGTTACTCCCAAGCTGAATTTCATCAACTGCTTACTTCCTCAAACTTTGAAATCTGTGGCGCAACTAAAGTTCGCTTTGGGTTGATTTGGGGCTTAATGCTAGCAACAGCCCAACAGCCACACCTAATATTTGAATTTTCTCAGAGGATGTTTTAA